One Cyprinus carpio isolate SPL01 chromosome A16, ASM1834038v1, whole genome shotgun sequence genomic region harbors:
- the LOC109102788 gene encoding free fatty acid receptor 2-like, which yields MINHWVILAVYILTFLIGLPANLLAICTFFKKLGNKPSPNDILLFNLTASDLVFLLFLPFKMYEAAAGMEWHLSQTLCSIASYFFFTTIYTSSLLLMAIAIDRYLGLVFPFKYRLLRKPLYAAAGSIIIWLVSAAHCSIVFITVHMPDQNATLPKTVCYENFTEQQKNILLPVRFEFFVVIYMLPLLICIFCYINCIYILYTRPRITKEKKQRAIGMALCTLTIFLLCFLPYNLSHLVGFSSNDSPLWRYYTLLPSTLNTCLDPFVFYFSSSTFRESKIVSLLKKWCFTHKKTKKSDTELVIVAK from the coding sequence ATGATAAACCACTGGGTGATTTTAGCCGTCTACATCCTGACGTTTCTGATCGGCCTTCCTGCAAATCTACTGGCTATTTGCACCTTCTTTAAGAAACTGGGTAACAAACCCAGTCCGAATGACATCCTTCTTTTCAACCTGACGGCTTCTGACTTGGTCTTCCTGCTCTTTCTGCCCTTCAAGATGTACGAAGCCGCCGCTGGCATGGAATGGCACTTATCACAGACCCTGTGCTCCATTGCCTCTTATTTCTTTTTCACCACCATTTACACCAGCTCCCTGTTGCTCATGGCTATAGCCATTGACCGCTACTTAGGGCTGGTGTTTCCATTCAAATACAGACTATTGCGTAAGCCGCTTTACGCTGCAGCAGGAAGCATCATCATCTGGCTGGTCAGTGCTGCCCATTGCAGCATCGTATTCATCACTGTCCACATGCCAGATCAGAACGCAACCCTTCCCAAAACAGTCTGCTATGAAAACTTCACAGAGCAGCAAAAGAATATCTTGTTACCAGTTCGATTTGAATTTTTTGTGGttatatacatgctgccgctCTTAATTTGTATCTTCTGCTATATCAACTGCATCTACATCCTGTACACCAGGCCTCGTATAACTAAAGAGAAAAAGCAAAGGGCCATTGGCATGGCGTTGTGCACACTGACCatctttttactttgttttttaccCTACAACTTGTCTCATCTGGTGGGTTTCAGCAGCAACGACAGCCCACTGTGGAGGTACTACACGCTCCTGCCCAGCACCCTCAACACCTGTCTGGATCCGTTCGTGTTTTACTTCTCGTCCTCAACTTTCCGTGAAAGCAAAATTGTTTCTTTACTCAAGAAGTGGTGTTTTACACATAAGAAGACTAAAAAGAGCGACACTGAACTTGTGATTGTGGCAAAATGA
- the LOC109102787 gene encoding lens fiber membrane intrinsic protein-like, giving the protein MYSFMGGGLFCAIMANILLVVSTATDYWMQYRLSGSFAHQGLWRYCMSGKCYTQTDSIAYWNATRAFMILSAMSCFAGIMAGILSFAHFSAFERFNRSFAAGIMFFISTLFVLLAMAIYTGVTVNFLGKRFSDWRFSWSYILGWVALLMTFFAGIFYMCAYRMHECRRLAGTR; this is encoded by the exons ATGTACAGCTTTATGGGAGGGGGTTTGTTCTGTGCTATCATGGCCAACATCCTGCTGGTGGTCTCCACAGCGACAGACTACTGGATGCAGTACAGACTGTCTGGCAGCTTCGCTCACCAGGGCCTCTGGAGATACTGCATGTCTGGCAAATGCTACACACAAACTGACAGCATCG CTTACTGGAATGCAACCCGAGCCTTCATGATCCTGTCGGCGATGTCGTGTTTTGCGGGAATCATGGCAGGCATCCTCTCCTTCGCTCACTTCTCTGCCTTTGAGCGATTCAACCGTTCCTTTGCTGCAGGgatcatgttttttatttcca CGCTCTTTGTTCTGCTCGCTATGGCGATCTACACCGGGGTGACGGTGAACTTCCTCGGGAAGCGTTTCAGTGACTGGCGTTTCTCATGGTCCTACATTCTGGGCTGGGTCGCTCTGCTCATGACCTTTTTTGCAG GTATATTTTACATGTGTGCCTACAGGATGCATGAATGTCGCAGATTGGCCGGCACTCGCTAA
- the LOC109102355 gene encoding electron transfer flavoprotein subunit beta-like — MSARVLVGVKRVIDYAVKIRVKPDRTGVVTDGVKHSMNPFCEIAVEEAVKLKEKKLVKEVVAVSCGPQQVQETIRTALAMGADRGIHVEVSGKDYETLAVALQYETLGPLQVSKIFAALAKKEQADLIILGKQAIDDDCNQTGQMTAALLDWPQGTFASEVTLEADKLKVVREIDGGLETIKINLPAVVTADLRLNTPRYATLPNIMKAKKKKITNVKPADLGVDVSSRLEVLKVDEPPQRQSGVKVETVHDLVEKLKEAGRI, encoded by the exons ATGAGCGCCCGGGTTTTGGTCGGAGTTAAACGGGTCATTGACTATGCTGTCAAG ATCAGAGTCAAGCCTGACCGCACTGGAGTGGTTACAGACGGCGTCAAGCATTCGATGAACCCCTTCTGTGAGATTGCGGTTGAGGAAGCCGTCAAACTCAAGGAGAAGAAGCTTGTGAAGGAGGTTGTGGCCGTCAGCTGTGGTCCTCAGCAGGTTCAG GAGACGATCCGGACGGCTCTGGCCATGGGTGCGGACCGTGGCATACATGTGGAAGTGTCCGGAAAGGACTACGAGACGCTTGCTGTAGCCCTGCAGTACGAGACGCTTGGTCCCCTGCAGGTCTCCAAGATTTTCGCTGCTCTCGCCAAGAAAGAGCAAGCGGATCTGATCATTCTGGGTAAACAG GCCATAGATGATGACTGCAATCAAACTGGACAGATGACAGCAGCGTTGTTGGACTGGCCGCAG ggaaccTTTGCATCTGAGGTGACCTTAGAAGCAGACAAGCTGAAGGTGGTGAGAGAAATTGATGGTGGATTGGAGACCATTAAGATCAATTTGCCAGCCGTGGTGACCGCTGACCTCCGTCTCAACACTCCCAGATACGCCACACTGCCCAACATCATG aaagcaaagaaaaagaagatCACGAATGTGAAGCCTGCAGATCTGGGAGTGGATGTGAGCTCACGGCTGGAGGTGCTGAAGGTGGATGAACCTCCTCAGAGACAATCTGGAGTCAAAGTGGAGACGGTCCATGATctggtggagaaactgaaagaAGCTGGAAGAATATAG